The Canis aureus isolate CA01 chromosome 15, VMU_Caureus_v.1.0, whole genome shotgun sequence genome includes the window CGCAGGGTGCTGTTCTGTCCGATACCCACCCACCCCGAGCCCGTCTCCTTAATGCGAAATCCTTTTCCTGGCAGCTCAGCCAGTTTTCCGCCCCGTCTCCACCGCCGCCGCCCCCTCAGCGCTTTAGCACAGACTTGCCAACTTGCACTTGCGTTACCTTGAATTGCATACCCGCCTGGTGAGGTTGTAAGCTCCCCGGGGCCAGGACCCGTGCCCTTTTGAGATAAACATCCTAGCTTCTGTCTGCGAGCTTGACCCGCGAGGAGGGGTTTGCAAAGTGTTTGTAAAATGAACGAACGATTCTGCAGTGTGTTGCTCCAGATGAGCTAAGTGGTGGGAAAATTCAAGGCGggaacttctttcttttcctccccccGCAGGGGGTGGCTCGCTTTGTTGTGTGCCAGGCGCTGCGCAGACCGTGGAAATACCGTGGTGAGGAAGAACCAGACTCATCCCAGTTCCTGCCTTCGTGGAGCCAGCAGTTTATGGGaggcgggggtgtgtgtgtgggggggcagctGTTAATTAAAGGATTCCCACGCATTGCATGTGAACTGATAACCCATTAGATAAACCATGGCCAGGGCGTGCAAAGAGAAGTACATGATATGAGGGAGTTAAAGAAGTGGCGAGTGGGCTACACAATCCAAAGGATCGGTGTTAATTGGGGGAACTAAAGTTCAGCACAGTGAAGCACTCGCATGAAGTAAAACAGGTCCTGTGGCTGGAGAGAGCCTGATTTGAGAACTGAAAGAAGACAAATGGAGCCCAGGTGCCGGGGAGTGTGGTTCCCATGGTGACAAATGTGGGTGCTGGCAGACCTTGTGAGCCATGTAAAGAATCGCAGCCCTTGGAACAGCACAGGAAGCCCTTGTGGTTGGGCAACGGGATGGAGCTTTGAAACAAGCTGCAAATGAAAGTAGTGCATCCCCAGCTAACtaaatttgctttaaaacagACTCGATCAGAGGAAGAggtggaatgggaaaaaaatgagaagatctTCTTAtgctttagtttattttttttttaagattttatttattcatgagaaacacatagaaagaggcagagacacaggcagagggagaagcaagcttcctgaaaggagcccgaggtgggactggatcctgggactccaggatcatgccctgagctgaaggcagacgctcaaccgctgagtcacccaggcgtccctatgctTTAGTTTAAAGGGAATCTTCACTTGCTCCTTTGATATTACACATTAGCAATGATTGATGCTCAGATGAACCACAGTTCCAAATAGGCAAGCGTGTTTAGTGTCACTGAAATTCAAGGCAAAAGGTTCTTACCTTGGATTATAAACTGGGGAGCATAAACCAATGTTTGTTTTATTCAATGTGTGCCCAGTGCTTGGATCTAGTTGGTACTTAAAAAATACTGtgggggtgcttgagtggctcaattggttaagcttcccagtcttgatcttagggtcctgagttcaaTTCCCCCCACTTTATTcctataatatacatataatatttcattactGTAGTGATGAAATAGAAGCAGATATTCTTTAGCTCTATGGTCTtcttttctagaacattttttttgttttgttttgtttttaaagattttattgggcaacctgggtggctcagtggtttagtgcctgccttcggcccacgcgtgatcctggagacccggatcgagtcccacatcgggctccctgcatggggcctgcttctccctctgcctgtgtctctgcctctctctctttctctctgtctctcaaataaataaatacaatctttaaaaaaaattacttatttatttgagagagagatagcaagagagagcagagcaggaggggggtgggcagagagagaagcaaacttcctgTTGAGTAGAGAGcttgacctggggcttgatcctaggatcctgggatcatgacgtgagccagaggcagatgattaacgactcagccactcaggggcccctccAGAACATGTCCAACAACAGAAGTAAATAAATAGCTGAATGTTTAATGTgatatatcaaaagaaaattgacaaTTGGAGTTTGCCCTTGAACAAATACTCTTAATTCATTGTggattattgtttttgttgttcttcattttttatcttgCCTAGACAATTGTCCTTTCTCGTCCATCCCCTTAGTGAACTAATTTTGCCAGTGACACATCTCTTGTATTCATTTAAACTTGAAAAAACTCAAGAACTATAGGATAATAACAATTATATGTGTGGTGCATTCTGAAACACTGTTGTAATTTCCAGTAGGAGAGACAATGCAGTATGTTTAGGTCATTTGATCTCAACTGAAAGTGCCCCTCCACCTTATGTAATTATGATGTTTAAACCCACTTTGAACTTCTCAAAAGAAAGATGTTTGTTTACACAGTATTTATTCTGCGCTATACAGTAACAATTTTATCATTTACAATAGGTGAATGGCAATGTAATAGATGTCATACACATTCCTTTGTAATTTGCGGACACTTCACCTGGCCCCACAAAGTAGATTCTTTCCCCACATAGTTTGGGACCATTGTTTTATAGTGAATGCTAACTCTGAGGCTGAAAGTAATTTGGACTGAAATTTAATAATCACCTTTTttctaaagcttttttttctgtatttttcaacaTAAAGTAGGATTTTGCTATAAAAGAAATAGCCATAAGGAACCTTTTGAAGTTATCAATATAGAGAAAACCACCACAAGAAGCAACCATGCCTgcagaaggagggaaaactgaCATGGAGAGGATTGGCCTCTTCAGTGAGATGGAATATGTTACTGTTGGTGACAAATACTTGTCATCATTTAACCGTAAGTATGTCTGGTTTTCTTTACAAAAGCCTAATAGTGGATTTTTTCTATAGAAAATTTTGGATTTAATATTCAGGTtaagtgatattttttttaatgcattgtatTTTAAAGTGTTAAGTTTAAAGTTGAAGAAACTTATAAAATTTCAAGAAAGAGAGAACTTTATATGAGCAGGAAGCTACTTTCACTGGGATACCCTACCTTTGTATATTCTCGTCATtggtaattttacttctttccaaaGGTGCATGGCAGTGTTCTCtcagaatattttgtttttagctgATGGTTTCTCAGATGGGACACTCTGCTATGCAAGCACCATTTATATTTGCATACCAAAAGGCCATCCATGattaatttcttgaaaaatgaaatgcTAAGTGATAGCTGAGGGATTTTTAGAAGAGTTATAAATAAAGAGCTAAAGTCACTAAACATTTTAAGTGTCTCGGTTAAATTTTTGGCTATTCAATGACTCCTTTGTTATAAGAAGAGAGAATACACTGACATTAAATATCTTCAAGGTAtattgttaagtaaaaaaaatcgAGGTGCAGAatagttattatatattatgctaagcaacaATGATAGAAATGGATATATATGAAAGTATTCATTGGGACATGTTTAAACATtctctggaaaacaaaataaatatcatgatTTCCTGTGAGAGAGGAACTGGATGGATGAATGTGGGAGGaaaatttattgtaatttattgtaaaataaattcaatttattgtaaaataaatttcaaatgtattGACAATTTAttgtaaaaacatattatttggaaccatgtgaatatattaactttttaaaactttaagttCAAAATCAATGatacaaatttatatttatttgtttatttttaaagattttatttgttagagagcacaagcaggaggagtggcaggcaaagggagagggagaaacaggctctctgttGAGCAGTGAGTCTGACTCTGGACTccctcccaggatcctgggatcttgacctgaggtgaaggcagatgctgaactgactgagctacccaggcacctcacaaATTCATATTCAAATAACTGATTTAAGATTGttttacttcaaaaaaatttcacATTGCTGGACTTCCCAAATTGAGCTCTCCTAGATCTAAATTATATAAAAGGTTCTAAATACTTATAAAactagccttttaaaaaattactgggctgctagtattttattgtataaatatatcacatttatcTGTTctcttgttgatggacatttgaattgttacTTGTTTTTGAATATTATGAATGAAACTGCTATGAAAATTCTTGTTCATGACTTTTAGTGAGTATAGACACTCATGTGTGTTGTGTATATATCCAGAAGGAGAATTACCTCGGTTTGAGTATGGAACACCTTTCACTTGGGCCTGAAtacacacacccatgcacacgTACTGATAACTCACACAGTGTTTTTCTAGTATATAGATGGGGAAGCATTGGATTAGATGACTTTCAGGGtctcttccagctctaaaattcaGAGTCTATAACCAAGACCTaatgattaaaatgaattaatggaaacctcttaggtcttttttttttttttttaagatttttatttattcatgagagacacagagagagagagagaaagagagaggcagagacacaggcagagggagaagcaggctccatgcagggagcgtgacatgggactcgatccccggtctccaggatcaggccctgggctgatagcagcggtaaaccactgagccacccgggctgcccagatcttATTGTCAATGCAGTATGCAACACAGACCTTTCAGTGAATATCTTGAGATAGCATTTTAGAGCTCAAAACTCACTGGCTCCAATCACAGTTTGAAACTTTTCTCGgttatttttcatgttctttaatTATTAGTGAGCTCAAAATTATgatattcttaatttatttttaaaggacccTTTAATGAGGCtgcaagcaaaaataaacagatgCTACCTGGGGGATCCAAAGAAATGTCAAATCTCCAGGCAGGTTATTTTGATCCCCATTTTGTAAGGATATTTGAAGGTGAAGGCTATGTAAATCTGAATCAAGTGAGGAGACGGCATATGATGGAAGAAGCCAAAAAAAATCTAGGCAAAGCCTTCCTCCCTAGTAGTGGAGAAAAAAAGCTGTAAGTGTTTGGGGGAAAAGTCATAAATACATCTTCTGCACCTTTCTCTCCTCTAGCCCAAATTAGGTGTTTTTCTGGGTGACTTAAGTAggattcatttattaaaataaaagttttaggaTGAACTTGTCTTAGGTGGAGACAGTTATATTGGATGATATAGGTTGATCGGTAGTTTTGATtctcatttcattaaatttatgaTTATGCCATTACTCTCTATTGGTTTATACAATAAAAGCCAACTAAGTAATGCAAATACCTAGTTTGTTTGAAAACCTTGAAAATACTGCCTTGGGTCATCATACTATGCCCTTCACTGTTTTATCTGCTTtgcaaaaacttttaaaaagtataaataaaaattataaaattaggaGAAGCCTtttttggataaagaagataattcATCAagatatattatttcaaaatcattGCGAAGATACATGCAGGGAGTTTAACAATATTTAAGTTGTGACAATTGTCAATGtgaaggttcattttttttttcttacctttaaaCCATTAAACAAAGGAAATCAAATAGTAGGCTACATCATATTATAAAGCTCAGCTATATAATGCTGAGCTTTATATGCACACACTATAATATTGACTCTGTAGAATTTATGATAGATGAGGATTGCCTGAAGGCCAATTTTGTGCTTAAttgtgctatttttttctttttgaggttaATAAAACTATCTTTTGAATTAATGGAAACTATTATCATTTCCTAGAGATTATGTAATTTTATGTGGAACatttaaaataagcattaaaaattaaaaacagtatctCATCTGAAGATTTGTGACTTTGGAAAATGGGGGAAATTAgattagaaactaaaaaaaatgttttttttcttagtgatatTAGGCAAGTCAattccattgcatatattttgttaccttttcagtgattttttatAAATTGTGATCCAATGTGAATAACCCAAAATTTGCTGTAttaatttgcttcctttttaaaaaactgaattgaaGATGTGGTTTAGGAAGCTACTATGGAACAATAGGTGGTCCAGTGCCATTCTTCAGTGCACAGTCAAAACCCAGAGAAAAATATGAGGCACCTGGAAAGAATTTGTACACAAACCCGGGAAAGAAAGGAACTGGATATGGGTAAGATATTTTTCATACTTTCATATCATTTGTTTCAAacgtaaaaaaaataaaatttaaaatttctgagtCCTAAAATCACCATTACTTAATTTCCTTCCTTAGCTATGCAAATGTTACCATAGGTAAACAGTTTTCACACTCTGCTGATTTCTATGATGCACCCAAACttaattttaaggtaaaataatttattttaactttcttcaGTCTTTCTCTTAATTGACCTAGGGAATTCTTCTACTTGGAATAATTTATGTTACATAATTTCAAATTCTCTGATTGACAGAAGGAGAATGAAGAACACCATCGTTTAGTTAAAGGAACACctttcaaattaaatctttacCCAAGAGAATATTTTGATACTAATCCTTATTTGTTTGAGAATCCTTTaccaccaattaaaaaaatagagaagaaagaattACTTACACACCCCTTTAAGCCCTCTTCTCCTGGTAAAAAggtaagttaaaaattttaaaattaaaaaatattaaacattataaAGAACTATTGCTTCTTCCTATCAATTCATTTTGTTATCCATGTAAAtaataaacttctgtttattATTCACATTCTTATCATTCATATTAAGAAttgtgagatttatttttaaaagattatgaaaaatCACAAAGCCTGGCTAGTGTAGGGAATAACAAAGCTCTTGAAATGAAAGAATGTCACTTCAAGTGTATTTGAATTTACAATGGATTTTCTAAATACCTCTCTAGATCTTAGGCATAGTTTTTCACAAAACCATGAAAAGCCAGACCATCTTTTAGTTTTTGAAATAGTAGTTAAAATGAACTCTCTCCTACTGTGCTGAAGTTTACAggtatgaataaaaataaaaatattgttggaGAAGTCCAAGATGGTAGAGGAGTAGCAGACCTTAGCTTCATTGGTCCCAGGAATTCACCTAGATAGCTATCAGATCATTCAGAACACCTGTAAACTCAACTGGAGATCTAAGAAaatagctgcaactctacaaTAGAAAAGCAGCCACTTTCTGCAAGATAGGAGGTGTGGAGAAGTGAATTGAGATGACATATGGGAAGATAGATCTTGGGGAAGGGAGCCTCCAGCTGCTGGCACTGGAAATTAATATAGCAGCAGACCACAAAATCAGAACTTACAGAAGTTTGTTCCGGTGAGGGACATTCTGGCCTGAAAGGCACTGAGGTGGCTAAGTGGGGTGGAATCCTAGGTGGGATAGTGTGGTTTCAGGATCCTTGGGGTCTCAGGAAGACTGGGGGTTACCTGAGTGCAACAGAGTTCCCAGACCTTGGACTGGGGAAGCCAGCTGCAATCAATGTGCCCTCGCAGCTCAGGGTTGCCTTAAACCATGAACCACAGCATGATCAGGCAGCTGCTGTCTGAGCAGGGCCCAGCAAGTGGCAGAACCACAGTGAGATCACCACCTCTTCCTCCCCTGGGAGGAACTGTGTGAGTATGTGCTGCAGGAGTCTGCAGGGTTTGGAGACTCAAAATGGGTTGTATGCCTGAGATAGAAATGCTCAGTCACAGACTGGGTGAGCACGCAGTATGGATGGAGACCAAGGAGGTGAGAATGATTGCTTTTCCTTGAGGACACATTGAGGAGTGGGTACTGAGCTCTTGGTTCTGGGGCTAGAAATTGGGAGGCTGCCATTTTATTCTCATCCCCTAAAGAAGTgtggaaagccttcagggaacaaaaacCACACAAAGCAATCCAGAGCAGATTACTTAGCCTGGCCCCCTGGTAGGGTGGTGTCATTCAGCTAGgggcaaagacacctgagaatcagtgcaacaggcTCCTCCCCGAGAAGACCAGCAAGAACATTGGCTAAGACCAAGTTTACTGATCACAGAGAACTGCAGAATTCCAGTGataggggaaaatagtatatagaattcatggtttttttcccccatgattctttagtttttcaattttaattttttctctttcctttttcaatgaatttatttgattggctttttaaaaaatcattttaaatcttCATCTTTATAGTTACATTCTCtcttttcaatgtatttaattttatttttgtatatataaatttttatttctttacaattttgaggTATAGTTTGTTCTAACAAACcaaccaaaatacactcagggtATCGTGTATTCCTCTGTTCTGTTCACTTGTCTGTTtatgttcctttgtttttttttttttggtcttgtaattttaatttttacagttatattctatcctttcattgtatttgattttatttttgtatatgtgtaagtttttctttctttacaattttgagatCTAGATTTCCAACAAACAGGCCAAAATACACACAAGATCAAGTATATTGCTCTGTTCTGTCGACCTgtctgattatattctctctcttttcaatttttttggtttggttttgagtCTCTTCTCATATGTTTAGTGTATATTTATCTGATGTCGTTGCCATTTTAGCATTTTGTTCTCTacttcatctattcttctctggacagatgacaagacagaaaaactcacctcaaaaaagagagcaagaggcagtACTGATTGCCAGGGACTTAATCAGTATGGACATAAGTAAGATGTTGGAACTAGCATttagaataatgattataaagagaACAGCTGGGCTTGAAAAAGGCACAGAAGACACTAGataatccctttctggagaaataaaagaactaaaatccaatcaggttgaaataaaaaagactataaatgagatacaataaaaaaattgaggttctaactgctaggataaatgaggcagaacagagaattagtgatatagaaaagacaatgatggagaataaagaagctgattaaaaaaaaacccaactactGGATCATGAGGGTAGAATTCAAGAGATAAGTAATACCATAAGGtgaaataatattagaataattgggatcccataggaagaggaaagagagaggggtaGAAGGTATAATGAAGCAAATTATAGCAGACagcttccctaatctggagaaggaaacagggattcaagtccaggaggcacagagaacccccccttaaaataaaaaaaataagtcaataccctgacatataatagtgaaacttgcaaatatcagagacaaagagaaaatcctgacaGCAGCTTGGGACaaaaggtccttaacctacaggagtagaaacattagactagaagcagacctatccacagagacctggcaagccagaaaggactggcatcaAATATTCATggtgctaaatgagaagaacatgcagccaagaatattttatccatctAGGATgttattcaaaatagaaggaaagatgataagcttccaggacaaatagagactaaaagaatttgtgatcaccaaaccagccctgcaagaaatattaaaagggatcctttaaATGAAgggagagcccaaaagtaacttataccagaaaggaacagaaacaatAAATGGAAACAGTGACTtcacaggtaatacaatggcactaaattcatatcttttaataattactcaatgtaaatggactaactgccccaatcaaaagacacagggtataaGATTGGATAGAAATACAAGACCCATagatatgctgtctgcaagaaactcattttagacccaaagacacctccagattaaaagtgaggggtggaaaaccatttgtcatgctaatggacatcaaaagaaagctgaggtggcaatccttatatcagaaaaattagattttaagccaaaaactgtaataagagatgaggaaagacaccaaataatgataaaagggtctaTGCAACAAGAAGATCtgacaaatgtaaatatttatgcccctaacatgggacCAGCCAATTATGTAAAGAAGTTaacaacaaaattaaacacatttATGATAAatcaataatagtaggagactttagcACCCCATTCACTGCAATGGGCAGTTCATCTAAGCAGAAGAACAGCAAGAaaacaaggactttgaatgacatactggacctGATGGACTTCATAGATATATTGAGAGCATTCCATTCTAAAGCaacaatacacattcttctcgagtacaaatggaacattctccagaatggattacatactaggtcacaaatcagttctcaactggtaccaaaggATTAGGATCATTTTTAggccacagtgctttgaaacttgaattcaatcacaagaggaaatttggaaagaactcaaatacatgaaggctaaagagcatcctactaaagaatgaatgggtcaaccagaaattaaagaagaattaagaaacttcatggaaactaatgaaaatgaaaacacaactgttctaCGCTTTTGGGATATGGCAAAGAtggtcataagagggaagtatatagcaatacaagtcttaagaaacagaaaggtctcaaatacacaggctaatcttacacctaaaggagctggagaaaggacagcaagtaaagcctaactcagcaggagaagagaataaagattagagcagaaatcaatgaaatagaaaccaaaggaacagtacaacagatcaatgaaactaggaactggttctttcaaagaattaataagatagatacccccctggccagacttatgaaaaagaaaagagaaagaacctaaataaataaaatcctgaatgaaAGATCATAATCAACATCGAagaatacaaacaattataagaacatattataaaaaaaataaaaaaagaaaaacaaaacaaaacaaaaaaacaaaaaagaacatattataagcaactatatgccaacaaattaggcaatctggaaaaaaatggatacattcctacaGACATAttaactaccaaaactgaaacaggaagaaatagaaaatcagaacagATTCATAACCAGCAAGTAAATTGAagtagtaataaaaaatctccaaacaaacaagagtccagggccaaatggcttcccaggggaattctatcaaacatttaaagaattaatacctattcttctgaagctgtttcagaaaatagaaatggaaggaaaacttccaaactctttccatgaggtcagcattactttgatccccaaaccagacaaagactccatcaaaaaggaGATTTACAAACCAACATCCCTGACAAACATGGGtgccaagatactagccaataggatccaacagtacatttaaaggattattcaccacaaccaagtgagatttattcctgggctgcaagagtggttcaacatatgcaaatgaatcaatgtgatacactacattaataaaggaaaggacaaaaaccatatgatcctctcaatagatgcagaaaaaacattgacaaagcacaacatcctttcttgattaaaactcttcacagtgtagggatagagggaacatatttcAATATCATAGAAGCTATCTATGCAAAGCCCAACCTCTATGACCTTGgctacaaatatcattctcaatggagaaaaacagagcttttcccaaAGGTCAGGAACATGGGAGGaggtccactatcaccactgctgttcaacatgtactagaaatcctagcctcagcaatcagtcaacaaaagaaaaggtatccaaattagcaaagaagtcaaactcttgctctttgcagatgacatgatatgtGGAAAGCCCAaaggactcccccccccccaaagttgCTAGAACTCATTTAGCAAAGTggcaaaatcaatgcacagatgagttgcatttctatacactaacaatgagactgaagaaagagaaattagggatcCCATGTACAAtgcaccccaaaccataagatacctaggaataacctgACCAATGAGGCAAAAGATTTGTATTCCAAAACCAGTAGAAtgctcataaaaaaaaattgaggaagacacaaagaaatggaaaaacatttcatgttcatggattagaagaacaaatagagTTAAAATATCTTTACTACCTGGAGCAATCTaaacatttaatgcaacccctatcaaaataccatcaacttttttcacagagctggaacaaatatcctaaaatttgtgtagaactagaaaagaccccaaataccaaaggtattttgaaaaagaaaaccaaaactgatggcatcacaatcccagacttcatcaaggcagtatggtactggtacaaaaacagacacatagatcaatgaaacaggatagagaacccagaaatggtccctcaactctatggtcaattaatatacaacaaagcaggaaagaatatccaataaaaagtctcttcaataaatggtattgggaaaattggatagccacatgcagaagaatgaaactggaccatcctcttacaccatacacaaagataaattcaaaatggatgaaagatctaaatgtgagacaggaatctgtcaaaatcctagagaacacaagcagcaacctctgtgaccttggctacagcaacttctgGCTAGaaacatctccaaaggcaagggaaacaaaggtaaaaatgagctattgggacttcatcaagatgaaaagcctTTGCACAACAaagtcgacaaaaccaaaagacaaccaacagaatggcagaaaatatttacaagtgacatatcaggtaaagggctagtatccaaaatgtataaagaatttatcaaattcaacatctgaagaacaaataatttaagaaatgggcattcccgggtagctcagcggtttagcgccgccttcaacccagggcgtgatcctggagacccgggttccagtcctgcgtcaggctccctgcatggagcctgcttctccctctgcctgtgtctctgcctctctctctctctctctctctctctctctctctgtatctctcatgaataaataaataaaatctttttaaaaaaagaaaggggcatTCCTAGTGATGTTGcagatttatctatttaatttattttgtaaggCATCATCTGAtggtttgtttatatattttctatttttaattcatcCATTTTAATGAACATGCTTTTTCTTaaggttatttattatttgttgctCCTCAAAAGAATCTATGTGTCCTCAATCTGGAAAACTTGAAATATCAcaattatatct containing:
- the CFAP96 gene encoding cilia-and flagella-associated protein 96 produces the protein MPAEGGKTDMERIGLFSEMEYVTVGDKYLSSFNRPFNEAASKNKQMLPGGSKEMSNLQAGYFDPHFVRIFEGEGYVNLNQVRRRHMMEEAKKNLGKAFLPSSGEKKLCGLGSYYGTIGGPVPFFSAQSKPREKYEAPGKNLYTNPGKKGTGYGYANVTIGKQFSHSADFYDAPKLNFKKENEEHHRLVKGTPFKLNLYPREYFDTNPYLFENPLPPIKKIEKKELLTHPFKPSSPGKKAGGMKAGTFDPYPSHSADPYVVKLSSQISSKGAKIFHPPSGPKSRPVESIMTLNVKRALNMKNYKTASVQSY